A single genomic interval of Methanococcoides sp. LMO-2 harbors:
- a CDS encoding thioredoxin family protein, with the protein MKIEVLGSGCAKCNKVKEIVEKVVKEAGIDAEIVKVEDIDKILDYGVMVTPGLVIDGDVKIAGKIPSEDKVKEWLTQ; encoded by the coding sequence ATGAAAATAGAAGTACTAGGTTCAGGTTGCGCCAAATGCAACAAGGTAAAAGAGATCGTGGAAAAGGTAGTAAAAGAAGCAGGCATTGATGCCGAGATCGTAAAGGTTGAGGACATCGACAAGATACTTGACTATGGTGTAATGGTCACGCCGGGGCTTGTGATCGATGGCGATGTCAAGATCGCAGGTAAGATCCCTTCCGAAGATAAAGTTAAGGAATGGCTGACCCAGTAA
- a CDS encoding putative zinc-binding protein gives MADEIKCACDSTNVALFSCSGASNVGQLSNQLAIELTEKGVGKMMCAVGIGGQVPGLLRSAEGCDRVIAIDGCPLNCTKKTLELAGIGIDRHILITDLGIKKNKDLRIKGSEISDVLEKVSDILAN, from the coding sequence ATGGCAGACGAAATAAAATGTGCTTGTGATTCCACCAACGTGGCATTGTTCTCATGCTCCGGCGCTTCCAACGTCGGGCAGCTTTCCAATCAGCTTGCGATCGAACTAACTGAAAAAGGAGTTGGTAAGATGATGTGTGCTGTAGGCATCGGAGGTCAGGTCCCCGGTCTTCTCAGATCTGCAGAGGGCTGTGATCGTGTAATAGCTATTGATGGCTGTCCTCTCAACTGTACAAAGAAGACCCTTGAACTTGCAGGAATTGGAATTGATCGTCACATTCTGATAACCGATCTTGGAATAAAGAAAAACAAGGATCTGAGAATTAAGGGGTCGGAAATTTCTGATGTACTTGAGAAGGTCTCAGATATTCTGGCAAATTAA
- a CDS encoding metallophosphoesterase family protein yields the protein MKLLIISDIHGNKAALDAVLSVPHDEVICLGDLVDYGPDPAECIELIKNEHIPVIKGNHDNAVASRVDCGCGYKYKHLSTATREYTWDQLDDSHMEFLRGLTMYIEKDLAGKKMYFAHGSPRSMYEYIKPDTPEDEVLEMIKGVEADFIVVGHSHMPFVRHVGDVTIINPGSVGQPRDGDIRASCAVFDTDDYSVEMIRCEYDLESVCQRIRGSMPHADELIEILKRGF from the coding sequence ATGAAGTTACTGATAATATCAGACATTCATGGGAACAAAGCTGCTCTTGATGCCGTACTTTCCGTACCCCATGATGAAGTGATCTGTCTTGGTGATCTTGTGGACTACGGTCCTGATCCGGCAGAATGCATCGAGCTCATAAAAAATGAGCATATCCCTGTGATCAAGGGTAATCACGACAATGCTGTGGCTTCAAGAGTTGACTGTGGATGTGGTTACAAGTACAAGCACCTTTCAACAGCTACCAGGGAATATACGTGGGACCAACTTGATGATTCTCACATGGAATTCCTCAGAGGTCTGACGATGTATATTGAAAAAGACCTTGCTGGTAAAAAGATGTATTTTGCCCACGGTAGTCCAAGATCAATGTACGAATATATCAAGCCCGATACTCCTGAAGATGAAGTTCTTGAGATGATCAAAGGTGTGGAAGCAGACTTCATAGTCGTTGGTCATTCCCACATGCCTTTTGTCAGGCATGTTGGGGATGTTACAATAATAAATCCGGGGTCTGTTGGACAGCCCAGGGATGGAGATATACGTGCAAGTTGTGCTGTTTTCGACACGGATGATTATTCTGTAGAAATGATCAGGTGTGAGTATGATTTGGAATCGGTGTGCCAGCGGATACGGGGGAGCATGCCCCATGCTGATGAACTTATTGAGATTCTGAAAAGAGGTTTCTGA